A portion of the Cervus elaphus chromosome X, mCerEla1.1, whole genome shotgun sequence genome contains these proteins:
- the LOC122690515 gene encoding E3 ubiquitin-protein ligase RLIM-like has translation MESSDSDDEEDRVSVQRRSQIDRKAREDDYYRFVSDLSEEDYILMRDNNLLGPLGESTEEELLRRLQLIKENPPQNSDENPDRGDANVTSEQKENQSWKEESPTSANSDELRFGLERNLDPDDDNSNPENECVASAKLPRREDMEDSQRQVERPQSESLFTRPSTPEQDMTETLMEVPQTGSQRRLRSRSPVYRRTRARTDSWSPPHSRWEIFQRINEDIPSQTFKQPLISENERFSRTGHEETLRQQMPGHELQNRDLIETSTTRNAVHEECYSDTTCSSESWEVMETNLTTPFNLEVGRVHYQACSLIDSRVSRTQLTSDSPNNTITSESEQEELKPVFSHSDEANESAYVNTIGNPAHRNLNTSLSDTTSVPTQSTLWPTMTGFSYSSNLMDSDSNLEHSVSPPSEYIERGESPNERHGPSGSDSRPGSASNARYDPDSSLIVISDSSPYSISSSASSPILISSSNNEDSETSSLIFVGSEERSLSTGLSETRQEGGRMTPIILDDSDSGSSLSLDQFFLLNEDDPYETIGLTKAQIDNLALRSFGENEEFKACSICITEYTEGNTLRILPCSHEFHDHCIDHWLAEHVTCPICRGPVVDPSEVDNSM, from the exons ATGGAAAGCTCAGATTCCGACGATGAAGAAGACAGAGTTTCAGTCCAACGCAGAAGTCAGATAGACCGAAAGGCTCGAGAAGATGATTACTACAGATTCGTAAGTGATCTGAGTGAAGAAGATTACATACTTATGAGGGACAACAATTTGCTCGGCCCGCTAGGTGAAAGTACAGAAGAAGAGTTGCTGAGGAGACttcaattaataaaagaaaacccaCCACAAAACTCAGATGAAAATCCAG atAGAGGAGATGCAAATGTGACaagtgaacaaaaagaaaatcagtcttgGAAAGAAGAGAGCCCAACTAGTGCTAACAGTGATGAGCTCAGATTTGGCTTAGAAAGAAATCTTGACCCTGATGATGACAACTCAAATCCAGAGAATGAATGTGTAGCATCTGCAAAACTTCCCAGAAGAGAAGATATGGAAGACAGCCAAAGGCAAGTGGAACGTCCACAATCTGAGTCACTATTTACAAGACCATCTACACCAGAACAAGATATGACAGAAACATTAATGGAAGTCCCACAGACTGGAAGTCAGAGAAGACTAAGAAGTAGGAGCCCAGTCTATCGCAGAACCAGAGCAAGGACTGACAGTTGGTCACCTCCACATTCACGGTGggaaatttttcaaagaattaatgAAGATATACCATCTCAGACTTTTAAGCAACCTCTCATAAGTGAGAATGAGAGATTTTCTAGAACTGGGCATGAAGAAACTTTGAGACAGCAAATGCCTGGACATGAGTTGCAAAATAGGGATCTTATTGAAACTTCTACAACTAGGAATGCTGTTCATGAAGAATGTTATTCAGACACAACGTGCAGTAGTGAATCTTGGGAAGTGATGGAAACAAATCTAACCACTCCCTTCAATCTTGAAGTAGGACGAGTTCATTATCAAGCATGTTCTCTGATAGACAGCAGAGTTAGTAGAACTCAGTTAACATCTGACTCACCAAACAACACTATCACTTCAGAAAGTGAGCAAGAAGAACTGAAGCCTGTGTTTTCACATTCTGACGAGGCCAATGAGAGTGCTTATGTCAATACAATCGGAAATCCTGCTCATAGAAATTTAAATACTAGCTTAAGTGATACAACATCTGTTCCAACTCAGAGTACATTATGGCCGACAATGACAGGATTTAGTTACTCAAGTAATCTTATGGACAGTGACAGTAATTTAGAGCATAGTGTCTCACCTCCAAGTGAATACATAGAAAGGGGAGAGTCACCAAATGAAAGACATGGACCCAGTGGTAGTGATAGTCGACCTGGTTCTGCTTCAAATGCTAGATATGATCCTGATTCAAGTTTAATAGTGATATCAGATTCAAGCCCCTATTCAATTTCCAGCTCTGCATCCAGTCCTATCTTAATTTCTAGCTCAAATAATGAAGATTCAGAAACTAGCTCTCTGATCTTTGTAGGCAGTGAAGAAAGAAGCTTATCAACAGGCTTATCAGAGACCAGGCAAGAAGGTGGACGAATGACCCCAATAATACTTGATGATAGTGACTCTGGGTCCTCCCTTAGTCTGGATCAGTTTTTCCTGCTAAATGAAGATGACCCATACGAAACTATAGGACTTACCAAAGCACAGATTGACAACTTGGCTTTAAGATCTTTTGGAGAGAATGAAGAATTTAAAGCCTGTAGCATTTGTATCACAGAGTACACCGAAGGCAACACACTACGCATCCTACCTTGCTCCCATGAATTTCATGATCACTGCATTGATCACTGGCTGGCTGAGCACGTAACCTGTCCGATTTGTCGTGGGCCAGTAGTGGATCCCTCTGAGGTAGATAATTCCATGTGA